A genomic region of Drosophila kikkawai strain 14028-0561.14 chromosome X, DkikHiC1v2, whole genome shotgun sequence contains the following coding sequences:
- the LOC108080051 gene encoding adipocyte plasma membrane-associated protein Hemomucin, translated as MSRSLVLILLLALSSLELLQARSLPDRPHRRYIRRRVSPTNPDVEIVEVRDVYLIQRPKKVVTTIDEDELDWRIRCDFNPSLDECKSLGKKPVASALPTTKATTTTTTPRPTTTATTPEAILDDCDFNPTLEKCAPSTTSTTSTSSTTTTTTTTELPVLAESTEPEPEYDEEPEEETETQPETETETQTETQPEPEEPDYEAQPNPDENIELEEDNGDDDDGDEDEPEDADDDDTDTNNEEGSSFIGFNDQSEWN; from the exons ATGAGCAGATCCCTCGTCCTGATCCTTTTGCTGGCTCTCAGCAGCCTGGAGCTGCTGCAGGCCCGCTCCCTGCCGGACAGACCGCACAGGCGGTACATACGCAGACGCGTGTCGCCCACGAACCCGGATGTGGAGATTGTGGAGGTCAGGGATGTGTACCTCATACAGCGGCCCAAGAAGGTGGTCACCACGATCGACGAGGATGAGCTGGACTGGCGCATTCGCTGCGACTTCAATCCGAGTCTCGATGAGT GCAAAAGTTTAGGCAAAAAACCAGTGGCTTCTGCTTTACCAACAACTAAAGCCACCACTACCACCACCACACCGAGACCCACAACCACTGCCACCACTCCTGAGGCGATTTTAGATGATTGTGACTTTAATCCCACTTTAgaaaaat GCGCTCCTTCCACCACTTCCACCACTTCAACTTCTTCTACGACAACCACCACAACCACAACGGAGTTGCCTGTGCTGGCGGAATCCACAGAACCTGAACCGGAATACGATGAAGAACCCGAAGAAGAAACCGAAACCCAGccagaaaccgaaaccgaaacccaaACAGAAACCCAACCCGAACCGGAGGAGCCTGATTATGAAGCACAACCAAATCCTGACGAGAATATTGAACTGGAAGAGGACAATggcgacgatgatgatggcgaTGAAGACGAGCCAGAGGATGCGGATGATGATGACACTGATACCAACAATGAGGAAGGATCCAGTTTCATAGGGTTTAATGATCAGTCCGAGTGGAATTAA
- the LOC108080074 gene encoding uncharacterized protein, with protein sequence MRSLPSLLSLLGLLLVLLLGSQCSGTGKVIYFNHLNETQSARASKNQTDLLGKSMLFDTRGNRCRHGFIRDHHGRCRRLV encoded by the exons ATGCGATCGCTTCCCTCGCTCCTGTCACTGCTGGGGCTGCTCCTGGTCCTGCTGCTGGGCTCGCAGTGCAGCGGCACCGGAAAGGTGATCTACTTTAACCACTTGAACGAAACCCAGTCGGCAAGGGCATCCAAGAACCAGACGGATCTGCTTGGCAAGTCCATGCTGTTCGACACGCGAGGCAATCGCTGCCGACACGGCTTCATACGCGATCATCATGGACGCTGCCGGCGG CTTGTCTAA
- the LOC108080017 gene encoding uncharacterized protein — MSQAAEGEEEAFPNGEPLEEEEEDPLANLLSLKLKKPPHWNWELSTSRSCSNIALPRILLYDHAGNLLVDAQGLREGTYRSEESPRRRKRSATSNLERNFQGLHIAEATPTPTITPTPSSSRESGRRLKTHGSCIDFSTHELPNWEPSSSSRRSSSLRGVRFQEEAVEDLPTPTPTPTYPTPPSTSTLNSSSSGPREKRRYRRSHSSILERFSLSKGRHSSPEFAQEEEVVKAPRYYLRTSKAGTLVIREESFSSQRLRNRRRRPPKHSSSENILQEQREEQEPAQSEARVVQAATTRRRASERPVSSSEEDEQRTGEREPRRSRGRPRNQGQNSCGKDAAQELITVDPDNCVYRAAPGATAR; from the exons ATGTCCCAGGCAGCTGAAGGCGAAGAGGAGGCCTTTCCCAACGGAGAGcctctggaggaggaggaggaggatccgCTGGCCAATCTGCTCAGCCTGAAGCTAAAAAAGCCGCCGCACTGGAACTGGGAGCTGAGCACCTCCCGCAGCTGCAGCAACATAGCCCTGCCCCGGATCCTGCTCTACGATCATGCAGGCAACCTCCTGGTGGACGCCCAGGGTCTAAGGGAGGGGACCTACAGATCAGAAGAGTCGCCGCGCCGTCGCAAGCGCTCGGCCACCTCAAATCTGGAGAGGAATTTCCAGGGACTGCACATTGCCgaggccacgcccacgcccacaataacgcccacgcccagctcGAGCCGGGAGAGCGGGCGACGTCTGAAAACACACGGCAGCTGCATTGACTTTAGCACCCACGAGCTGCCCAACTGGGAGCCCTCGTCCAGCTCACGGCGCTCTAGCTCTCTGCGTGGCGTTCGCTTCcaggaggaggcggtggaggatctgcccacgcccacgcccacaccCACCTATCCCACACCGCCCTCGACCTCTACACTGAACTCATCCAGCTCGGGTCCCAGGGAGAAGAGACGCTACCGACGCTCGCACAGCTCCATTTTGGAGCGATTCAGTTTATCCAAAGGCCGTCACTCTTCACCGGAGTTcgcccaggaggaggaggtggtgaaGGCGCCGCGCTACTACCTGCGCACCAGTAAGGCCGGCACGTTGGTCATTCGCGAAGAGAGCTTCAGCTCGCAGCGTCTAAGGAACCGACGCCGTCGGCCGCCCAAGCACTCGTCCAGCGAGAATATCCTGCAGGAGCAGcgggaggagcaggagccggcACAGTCGGAAGCTAGAGTCGTGCAGGCCGCGACGACACGGAGAAGAGCGTCAGAGAGACCAGTGTCCAGCTCGGAGGAGGATGAGCAGCGGACTGGGGAACGGGAGCCACGCAGGTCGAGGGGCAGGCCAAGGAATCAGGGCCAGAACAGTTGCGGCAAGGATGCAGCTCAGG AGCTCATCACCGTGGATCCTGACAATTGTGTTTATCGAGCAgcgccgggcgccaccgctcGATag
- the LOC108080052 gene encoding uncharacterized protein translates to MSMHQLLLYSLCLWAVFVFCAPAPTESRRVIFLKPNGIHRGQILATHGMEKPCPQCHMHDHRGNCRRIIAYNADGVRC, encoded by the exons ATGTCGATGCACCAACTGCTGCTTTACTCGCTCTGTCTGTGGGCCGTGTTCGTGTTCTGTGCCCCGGCGCCCACCGAATCGCGTCGCGTGATCTTCCTGAAGCCGAACGGTATCCATCGTGGACAGATTCTGGCCACGCACGGGATGGAGAAGCCCTGTCCCCAGTGCCACATGCATGATCATCGCGGCAATTGCCGACGCATCATTGCCTATAATGCAG ATGGCGTGCGCTGCTGA
- the LOC108080045 gene encoding uncharacterized protein codes for MNSLQGSLVLLLLAGVLLRAQAGLFDCEDKIPGLSEVGDKISEVTGSSSSSEHEVRDFFKNVGCHIKEGAKKLGEKAKDLGAELKEGAQKLGEKAKVLGSDLKDRFDDFRDKLAKDSAEEMSKDRGFLANVEIINPDILKGEQQCGHGHILDALGNCSKLRK; via the coding sequence ATGAATTCCCTGCAAGGAtccctcgtcctcctcctgctggctGGCGTTCTGCTCCGTGCTCAGGCGGGTCTCTTTGACTGCGAGGACAAGATACCCGGACTGAGCGAGGTGGGCGACAAGATCTCCGAGGtgaccggcagcagcagcagctccgaGCATGAGGTTCGAGATTTCTTCAAGAACGTGGGCTGTCACATCAAGGAGGGCGCCAAGAAGCTGGGCGAGAAGGCCAAGGATTTGGGCGCCGAGCTGAAGGAGGGCGCCCAGAAGCTGGGCGAGAAGGCCAAGGTGCTGGGCAGCGATCTCAAGGATCGCTTTGATGACTTCCGCGACAAGCTGGCCAAGGACTCGGCAGAGGAGATGAGCAAGGATCGCGGCTTCTTGGCCAATGTGGAGATCATCAATCCGGACATCCTCAAGGGCGAGCAGCAGTGCGGCCATGGACACATCCTGGATGCCTTGGGCAACTGCAGCAAGTTGAGGAAGTAG
- the LOC138929140 gene encoding uncharacterized protein has product MQLQRLLILTFVVIALILAQSSSTTEARRLVFYSPKSRTLTSQLLVSRKLSKPCPSGKMRDHRDRCRRALIFGRSN; this is encoded by the coding sequence ATGCAACTGCAACGCCTGCTCATTCTCACCTTTGTGGTCATCGCCTTGATTCTGGCCCAGAGCTCTAGCACCACGGAAGCCCGTCGTCTGGTCTTCTACAGCCCCAAGAGCCGCACTCTTACCAGCCAGCTTCTCGTCTCCAGGAAGCTGTCCAAGCCCTGTCCCTCTGGCAAGATGCGGGACCATCGGGATCGCTGTCGCCGGGCCTTGATCTTTGGACGCAGCAACTGA
- the Ser7 gene encoding spaetzle-processing enzyme translates to MLYILFVAFLGLAQAQRVGKAMMHFGNCNSAEYGRGTCIEKTDCDFYAVDKLTDFESKRQCFSRQRPDLVCCPRETNFIPSFGARINNGTGATLSHLGTPLRLEPAPNNMDALPQHPHCGTSFFSRVVGGRVTDLYEFPWTTLLEYSVKGGGLDFPCGAAFIAQRWLLTAAHCVDAEIVGSGRTLTAARLGEWNRDEDPDCVRKVGGGYECAPKHIRVTIDRILPHAGFQPKNLTNDIALLRLSRPVAWQQLDKQAVEPVCLPPQRGAQANQLVGSAADVSGWGKTESSENSKLKRKATVTIQALEPCQEAFRSKDVPVDERQICAGGTVGVDSCGGDSGGPLTVEASTPRGDRFVYLAGIVSFGLPECGKSEYSAVYTRVSSYMDWIEETIRANSR, encoded by the exons ATGCTGTACATCCTCTTTGTGGCATTTTTGGGCCTGGCCCAGGCCCAGCGTGTGGGCA AGGCCATGATGCACTTTGGCAACTGCAACTCGGCGGAGTATGGCCGTGGCACTTGCATCGAGAAGACCGACTGCGACTTTTATGCCGTGGACAAGCTGACGGACTTTGAGAGCAAGCGGCAGTGCTTCTCCCGCCAGCGACCCGATCTG GTCTGTTGCCCCCGTGAGACCAACTTTATACCCTCGTTTGGCGCCAGGATAAACAATGGCACTGGAGCCACACTCTCGCATCTGGGCACACCCCTCCGGCTGGAGCCTGCCCCAAACAACATGGATGCCTTGCCCCAGCATCCGCACTGTGGTACATCCTTCTTCTCGCGCGTCGTTGGTGGACGTGTGACCGACCTCTACGAGTTCCCCTGGACCACGCTCCTCGAGTACTCAGTGAAGGGCGGCGGTTTGGACTTTCCCTGCGGCGCCGCCTTCATTGCCCAGCGGTGGCTGCTCACCGCGGCACACTGCGTCGATGCCGAGATAGTGGGTTCGGGCAGGACTTTGACGGCGGCCCGACTGGGCGAGTGGAACCGCGACGAGGACCCCGATTGCGTGAGAAAAGTGGGTGGTGGGTATGAGTGCGCACCGAAGCATATCCGGGTGACCATCGACCGGATTCTGCCGCACGCCGGCTTCCAGCCCAAGAACCTAACCAACGACATTGCCCTGCTCCGGCTGTCGCGTCCGGTGGCCTGGCAACAGCTGGACAAGCAGGCCGTAGAGCCGGTATGCCTGCCGCCGCAGCGCGGAGCCCAGGCCAACCAGCTGGTGGGCTCCGCCGCCGACGTCTCCGGCTGGGGCAAAACCGAGTCCAGTGAGAACAGCAAGCTGAAGCGAAAGGCCACGGTGACCATTCAGGCGCTGGAGCCCTGCCAGGAGGCCTTTCGGTCAAAGGACGTACCGGTGGACGAGCGGCAGATATGCGCCGGCGGCACAGTGGGCGTGGACTCTTGCGGCGGCGACTCTGGCGGTCCACTGACCGTGGAGGCGAGCACGCCGCGTGGCGATCGGTTTGTCTACCTGGCCGGCATCGTCTCCTTTGGCCTGCCGGAGTGCGGCAAGTCGGAGTACTCGGCCGTCTATACGCGGGTCAGCAGCTACATGGACTGGATCGAGGAGACCATTCGCGCGAATAGCCGTTGA